The following are encoded together in the Kwoniella europaea PYCC6329 chromosome 1, complete sequence genome:
- a CDS encoding mannose-6-phosphate isomerase, giving the protein MSPAVFKLSPGVQSYDWGKKGSASLAAQFGKTCVDGFQIDENKTYAELWMGTHPTLPSKLTSDSSLLSEHIKSNSALLGDKVINKFQDSKEGNLPFLFKVLSIGTALSIQAHPDKKLAKKLFDERPNVYKDPNHKPEMAIALTPFLAFLNFLPLPNLLLNLLVVPELKPIISSKLIESLASSVGLPTNPPFDVSTYRQTPCSPTDENKQILKQIFDALMSADKDTVTTAVRALIERYKKGEKIEEAEKSVVDLALMLNDQYPDDVGVLCVFFLNVVELKKGEAAFLEANSPHAYIKGDIIECMATSDNVVRAGLTPKLRDVPTLVEMLTYESGPGDQQLLQPTTFGSQDQATKLYDPPIEEFSVLRVELPSGGKTSHRKIEGPSIAVVTQGSGSIVNGDDKVEFERGNVIFIGANEEVTWEASKDLEVFRAYVEA; this is encoded by the exons ATGTCACCAGCAGTCTTCAAGCTATCACCAGGGGTACAGTCATATGACTGGGGGAAGAAGGGTTCCGCTTCTTTGGCGGCTCAGTTTGGAAAGACTTGTGTAGACGGCTTTCAAATTGATGAGAACAAGACATATGCCGAG CTATGGATGGGCACCCACCCCACCCTCCCTTCGAAGCTCACCTCCGACTCATCCTTGTTATCCGAACACATCAAATCAAACTCAGCACTACTAGGAGACAAAGTCATTAACAAGTTCCAGGATTCGAAAGAAGGCAACTTACCTTTCCTGTTCAAGGTGTTGAGTATTGGAACTGCTCTCAGCATTCAGGCTCATCCCGATAAGAAGCTGGCTAAGAAGTTGTTTGATGAGAGACCGAATGTCTACAAGG ATCCCAATCACAAACCGGAAATGGCCATCGCTCTCACCCCATTTCTAGCTTTCCTCAACTTCCTACCACTGCCCAACCTCCTGCTCAACCTGCTCGTCGTACCCGAACTCAAACCCATCATATCCTCTAAACTGATCGAGTCACTCGCGTCTTCTGTTGGTTTACCTACCAATCCCCCCTTCGACGTGTCGACGTATCGACAAACACCTTGCTCACCCACAGATGAGAATAAGCAGATCCTCAAACAGATCTTCGATGCTCTCATGTCTGCCGACAAAGATACTGTAACCACCGCTGTACGTGCATTGATAGAACGATATAAGAAAGGCGAGAAGATCGAGGAAGCGGAAAAGAGCGTGGTGGACTTGGctttgatgttgaatgaCCAGTATCCTGACGATGTTGGGGTATTATGTGTTTTCTTCTTGAATGTGGTGGAACTGAAGAAGGGCGAGGCGGCTTTCTTGGAAGCTAATTCTCCTCATGCTTATATCAAGGGAG ACATCATCGAATGTATGGCCACCTCCGACAACGTCGTCCGAGCAGGTCTCACACCGAAACTTCGTGATGTACCCACTTTGGTCGAGATGTTGACCTACGAATCTGGACCAGGTGATCAACAATTACTTCAACCTACAACCTTCGGTTCTCAGGATCAAGCTACCAAACTGTATGATCCGCCTATCGAAGAATTCTCGGTGTTACGTGTAGAACTTCCTTCAGGTGGCAAAACCTCGCATAGGAAGATTGAAGGACCTTCCATCGCTGTTGTCACTCAGGGTAGTGGGTCGATCGTCAACGGTGATGACAAGGTAGAATTCGAAAGGGGTAATGTTATCTTTATTGGTGCGAATGAAGAAGTCACTTGGGAAGCTTCAAAGGACTTAGAGGTTTTTAGAGCTTACGTAGAAGCTTAG